The DNA segment TCCGTCTCGCCGCCACGCTCGCCCCTCTGCCCGCGCGCGCGCGCATCGTCGCCGTGCGCGAAGCCCCCTAACCGAAAGGACGCCTTCATGGGAGACACCATCCTCGTCGTCGACGACAGCGCGGACATCGCGCTCATCAGCGCGCGCATGCTCACGCAGCGCGGCTTCGCCGTGATCACGGCCCACGACGGCGCCGAGGCGCTCGCGATGGTCGAGCGCCAGCGCCCGAGCCTGGTGCTGCTCGACGTCATGATGCCCGGCATGAGCGGGCTCGACGTACTCCGCGCGCTGAAGGCGGATCCCGCGACGGCGACCATCCCGATCATCATGGTGACCGCGAAGTCGACCGACGACGACCTGCTGAGCGGCTACCAACAGGGCGCCGACTACTACATCACCAAGCCCTTCACCGCCGACGAGCTGATCTACGGCGTGAGCTTGGCGCTCGGGCGCCAGGTCGCGCAGCCGGCGCCGCGCGCGACCTGAGAACGACGGCCGCGCCGGCGTGAGCGGCGCACAAGGAGGCACACGATGGCCGACACGATCCTGGTGGTCGACGACAACGAGAACGCCACCCGCATGACCGCCCGCATGCTCTCCGGACTCGGCTTCGAGGTGCGGACGGCGCTCGACGGCCCGGACGCGCTCGCGCAGATCGCCGAGCGCCACCCGGACTGTATCCTCCTCGACGTCATGATGCCGCGCATGAGCGGCCTCGAGGTGCTGTCGCGCCTGAAGCGCGATCCCGCGACGACCGCCATCCCCGTCATCCTGCTGACCGCGAAGAGCCAGGACGAGGACGTGCTGACCGGCTACAAGGAGGGCGCCGAGTACTACCTCACGAAGCCCTGCACGACGCGCGACCTGGCCTACGGCATCCGGCTGGTGCTCGGGAACCACCGCCCCCAGGGGGCGAGCGCCGCCGGCTGAGTCCCGAGCGCCGCCGAGCGGGCCGCGGCGACACTGAGCGCCCCGAGCCAGCCGAGCGCCGCCATCACGAGCACCACGCGCGCGTACAGCAAGAGATCGTTGCCGAGCGGCGGCTTGATCGTCGCGAGCGCGAGCGGCACGACGGCCGCGATCGACCACCCGCGACGCACACACCACCAGGCCGCCGCGAGCGCCGCTGCCACGATCAACGTCGTCTGGCCCATCCACAGCACGAACGCCGTCGACAGGTTCCCCACGACGAGCGCCGGCACGTACCAGCGCTGGACCGTGGACGTCGTGGGGGGGACCGCTTCCTCCACCATGGCCACGGCGATCCAGGCGAGGACCGCCGTAGCGGCGAGGTTGAGCACGGCCATGAGCAGCACGGCCGTCCGCAGCGACCCGCGCGCGAGCACCATGCAGAGCGGAGCCGCCTGCGGCGCATACGCATTCACCCCCGCGAGCCAGTACTTGCCCGCGAGGTAGAGGAAGCGGGTGTCGGGCGCGGTCGCCCCGGGCCCTCCGTGCCCCAGGCCGAGCACGCCGGCGCCGAGACAGATCGCAAGGCTCC comes from the Deltaproteobacteria bacterium genome and includes:
- a CDS encoding response regulator encodes the protein MGDTILVVDDSADIALISARMLTQRGFAVITAHDGAEALAMVERQRPSLVLLDVMMPGMSGLDVLRALKADPATATIPIIMVTAKSTDDDLLSGYQQGADYYITKPFTADELIYGVSLALGRQVAQPAPRAT
- a CDS encoding response regulator; translated protein: MADTILVVDDNENATRMTARMLSGLGFEVRTALDGPDALAQIAERHPDCILLDVMMPRMSGLEVLSRLKRDPATTAIPVILLTAKSQDEDVLTGYKEGAEYYLTKPCTTRDLAYGIRLVLGNHRPQGASAAG